Proteins found in one Miscanthus floridulus cultivar M001 chromosome 4, ASM1932011v1, whole genome shotgun sequence genomic segment:
- the LOC136548695 gene encoding uncharacterized protein, translating to MESFGQLINEWEIQSLVLLSFVLQVFLFFTGSLRRCSRNAVLRVTIWVAYLGADVVAIYALGSLSRQKDANMDNNNNGSLRRNHPLAFLWAPFLLIHLGGQDTITAFSLEDNKLWLRHMLNMLAQVSLALYVFWKSGIWHSVWLLLVAIFLFIPGIIKYAERTLALMYGNVDNAFVREPSSRSRWWIPSKDAENDGYEGYICFALRWAPGTKDMFAGRTIGWAGEGNYKKLTHYRLDPNQFFKLFDVEFCIMYSDLYTKTRLLRTTTGVVLRFISLVSTILALVLFTVSSSSSKAGGYGGTVVADIVITYTLLYGGFLLEVCAAVTTLVASPWTWAWLEAKQHHSLARVSRSLLSCGSFGLQETRPLWSNTMGQYTFLSYLGCDEPGTSLSLSQRVMSKIRKMARCLGVGEAKKLFWVSKLLDSKQEAVDDNIRACLVQELHRIRSGRPRRQWRRLGLFVTQAAPELALDLIYFIGTLHLITEVCLNNRVATATATASAAASGTAGGDDDDDADDLADTCRKLSNYMLYLVVARSASASLLQVATGSPEDALELLRQKFLPSMSSGGSGSKDAILRQVSDKLRERRIFMGLSAERRKETLEELRDMWVRLLLYTAGKSRPAEHAAQLARGGELLTFVWLLMLRHEIGDCALHRMELAPRQAGGRGYFKVIYVADPHEVSPEHEIDDRNTLCV from the exons ATGGAGAGTTTTGGGCAACTAATTAATGAGTGGGAGATTCAGTCTCTTGTGCTCCTCAGCTTCGTCCTACAAGTGTTCCTCTTCTTTACGGGCAGCCTTCGGCGGTGTAGCCGAAATGCAGTGCTCAGAGTCACTATTTGGGTGGCATATCTGGGAGCAGATGTGGTAGCAATTTATGCCCTTGGGTCCCTCTCACGACAAAAAGATGCAAACatggacaacaacaacaacggaTCACTGAGGAGGAACCACCCCCTAGCTTTCCTCTGGGCACCGTTCCTCCTCATCCATCTCGGTGGGCAAGACACCATCACTGCATTTTCCTTAGAGGACAACAAGCTGTGGCTGAGGCATATGTTGAACATGCTAGCTCAGGTGTCCCTAGCCCTGTACGTGTTTTGGAAGTCAGGCATCTGGCACAGCGTGTGGCTTCTCCTTGTTGCCATCTTTCTGTTCATTCCGGGGATCATCAAGTACGCAGAGAGGACGCTGGCTCTCATGTATGGAAACGTAGACAACGCTTTTGTTAGGGAACCCAGTTCCAGAAGCCGATGGTGGATTCCATCAAAGGACGCGGAGAATGATGGGTATGAGGGGTACATTTGCTTTGCGCTACGCTGGGCTCCTGGCACCAAAGACATGTTTGCAGGGCGTACCATCGGCTGGGCAGGAGAAGGGAATTACAAGAAGCTTACCCACTACAGGCTCGACCCCAACCAGTTCTTTAAGCTCTTCGATGTCGAATTCTGCATCATGTACAGTGATCTGTATACCAAGACTAGGTTGCTCCGAACAACAACTGGTGTTGTACTTCGTTTCATCTCTCTGGTGTCCACCATTCTTGCCCTTGTGCTCTTCACcgttagcagcagcagcagcaaagcaGGAGGATATGGTGGTACAGTAGTAGCTGACATTGTCATCACCTACACACTGCTGTACGGAGGGTTTCTTCTGGAAGTCTGTGCGGCGGTAACGACGCTCGTAGCGTCACCTTGGACATGGGCGTGGCTAGAGGCTAAACAGCACCATAGTCTCGCTCGTGTGTCCAGGTCTCTTCTCTCCTGTGGTAGTTTTGGGTTGCAGGAGACAAGGCCGCTGTGGTCAAACACCATGGGACAGTACACTTTCCTGAGCTACCTGGGCTGCGACGAGCCGGGCACGAGTCTATCTCTATCCCAACGCGTGATGAGCAAGATAAGGAAGATGGCGAGATGTTTGGGCGTCGGAGAGGCGAAGAAGCTGTTTTGGGTGAGCAAGCTACTGGACTCCAAGCAGGAGGCGGTGGATGACAACATCAGAGCATGTCTGGTGCAGGAGCTTCATCGCATCAGAAGTGGTCGGCcgcggcggcagtggcggcgtCTCGGCCTGTTCGTGACGCAGGCGGCACCCGAGTTGGCCTTGGATCTCATTTACTTTATAGGCACGTTGCATCTAATCACAGAGGTTTGCCTGAACAACAGGGtggcaacggcaacggcaacggcatCAGCAGCAGCATCCGGCACCGCCGgcggggacgacgacgacgacgctgaTGATTTGGCCGACACTTGCCGGAAGCTTTCCAACTACATGTTGTACCTTGTGGTTGCACGCTCTGCAAGTGCTTCCCTGCTGCAGGTCGCCACTGGCAGCCCCGAAGACGCTCTAGAGCTTCTGCGTCAGAAATTCCTGCCATCTATGTCGagtggcggcagcggcagcaaggaTGCCATTCTGCGTCAAGTCAGCGATAAACTCCGAGAACGAAGAATCTTCATGGGCCTTTCGGCCGAGCGGCGCAAGGAGACGCTGGAGGAGCTGAGAGATATGTGGGTGCGGCTCCTCCTGTACACCGCCGGCAAGTCCCGGCCGGCGGAGCACGCCGCCCAGCTGGCCAGAGGAGGGGAGCTCCTCACCTTCGTCTGGCTCCTCATGCTCCGCCACGAGATCGGGGATTGCGCCCTGCACCGGATGGAGCTTGCACCACGCCAAGCTGGTGGCCGCGGATATTTCAAGGTGATCTACGTCGCCGATCCCCATGAGGTCAGCCCAGAGCACGAGATCGACGACAGAAATACG CTGTGCGTGTGA